Proteins found in one Haemorhous mexicanus isolate bHaeMex1 chromosome 23, bHaeMex1.pri, whole genome shotgun sequence genomic segment:
- the MFAP2 gene encoding microfibrillar-associated protein 2, giving the protein MRAAELLVLCLPVLLVQGQFSRFEGITYPEPVQYSQYDQQAEIQDYYDYHDVTPRAPEEQFRYQSQQQSQQETVPAPTPAAVPETEPTEPGPLDCREEQYPCTRLYSVHKPCKQCLNEICFYSLRRVYVINKEICVRTVCAHEELLRADLCRDKFSKCGVMATSGLCQTVGASCARSCGGC; this is encoded by the exons ATGAGAGCGGCggagctcctggtgctgtgtCTGCCAg TGCTCCTGGTGCAGGGACAGTTCAGCAGGTTCGAGGGCATCACCTACCCCGAGCCAGTCCAGTACTCCCAGTACGACCAGCAGGCAG AAATTCAGGATTACTACGACTACCACG ATGTCACCCCCCGAGCCCCTGAGGAGCAGTTCCGGTACCAATCCCAGCAGCAATCCCAGCAGGAAACCGTGCCAGCCCCGACCCCAG CTGCGGTGCCCGAGACGGAGCCCACGGAGCCGGGACCGCTCG ACTGCCGGGAGGAGCAGTACCCCTGCACCCGGCTCTACTCCGTGCACAAGCCCTGCAAGCAGTGCCTGAACGAGATCTGCTTCTACAG ccTCCGCCGGGTGTACGTCATCAACAAAGAGATCTGCGTCCGCACCGTGTGCGCCCACGAGGAGCTGCTGCGAG CCGACCTGTGCCGGGACAAGTTCTCCAAGTGCGGGGTGATGGCCACGAGCGGCCTGTGCCAGACCGTGGGCGCGTCCTGCGCCCGCAGCTGCGGCGGCTGCtga